The Fibrobacter sp. UWEL genome includes a region encoding these proteins:
- a CDS encoding class II fructose-bisphosphate aldolase: MAVSYKELGLVNTKEMFAKAVAGGYAIPAFNFNTMEQMQAIVQASVKQKSPVIMQVSKGARNYANGTILRYMAQGAVEYAKELGCANPQIVLHLDHGDSFELCKDCIDNGFSSVMIDGSALPYEENIALTKKVVEYAHAHDVTVEAELGVLAGVEDEVVAEESHYTKPEEVVDFATRTGCDSLAISIGTSHGAYKFKPEQCTRNADGILVPPPLAFDVLEAIEKQLPGFPIVLHGSSSVPQDEVKTINENGGRLPDAVGIPEEQLRKASKSAVCKINIDSDSRLAMTAAVRKYFNEHPDHFDPRQYLKPARENMQKMYEHKIVDVLGSNDKL; encoded by the coding sequence ATGGCAGTTTCTTACAAGGAACTCGGCTTGGTTAACACCAAGGAAATGTTTGCAAAGGCTGTTGCTGGTGGCTATGCTATCCCGGCTTTCAACTTCAACACCATGGAACAGATGCAGGCCATCGTTCAGGCTTCCGTTAAGCAGAAGTCTCCGGTCATCATGCAGGTTTCTAAGGGTGCTCGTAACTATGCAAACGGCACCATCCTCCGCTACATGGCTCAGGGTGCTGTTGAATACGCCAAGGAACTGGGCTGCGCAAATCCGCAGATCGTTCTCCACCTCGACCACGGTGACTCTTTCGAACTGTGCAAGGACTGCATTGACAACGGTTTCTCCTCTGTCATGATCGACGGTTCTGCTCTTCCGTACGAAGAAAACATCGCCCTCACCAAGAAGGTTGTTGAATACGCTCACGCTCACGACGTTACCGTCGAAGCTGAACTCGGTGTTCTCGCTGGCGTTGAAGACGAAGTTGTTGCTGAAGAATCTCACTACACCAAGCCGGAAGAAGTTGTTGACTTCGCTACCCGTACTGGTTGCGACTCTCTCGCTATCTCCATCGGTACTTCTCACGGTGCTTACAAGTTCAAGCCGGAACAGTGCACTCGCAACGCTGACGGTATCCTGGTTCCGCCTCCCCTGGCATTCGACGTTCTCGAAGCTATCGAAAAGCAGCTCCCGGGCTTCCCCATCGTTCTCCACGGTTCTTCTTCCGTTCCTCAGGACGAAGTTAAGACCATCAACGAAAACGGTGGCCGTCTGCCGGACGCTGTTGGTATTCCTGAAGAACAGCTCCGCAAGGCTTCTAAGTCTGCTGTTTGCAAGATCAACATCGACTCCGACTCTCGTCTCGCTATGACCGCTGCTGTTCGTAAGTACTTCAACGAACATCCGGATCACTTCGACCCGCGTCAGTACCTGAAGCCGGCTCGTGAAAACATGCAGAAGATGTACGAACACAAGATCGTTGACGTTCTTGGTTCTAACGACAAGCTGTAA
- a CDS encoding DUF4398 domain-containing protein: MKAMYIASSIALTALLALTGCAGNKNTSTRSLGQAEATMTLANDSKLDAATTASAAAKLDSAKALQADGEEEQAQALAEQADLEVRLALATAERDQVKKENEKVENELRADVERKLIYQSILDKETKKEGK; the protein is encoded by the coding sequence ATGAAGGCAATGTATATCGCTAGTAGTATTGCATTGACTGCACTCTTAGCCCTTACCGGCTGTGCAGGAAATAAGAATACATCCACCCGTTCCCTCGGTCAGGCCGAAGCCACCATGACTTTGGCAAACGACAGCAAGCTGGACGCAGCAACCACCGCAAGTGCAGCAGCGAAGCTTGATTCCGCCAAGGCCCTGCAGGCTGACGGCGAAGAAGAACAGGCACAGGCTCTCGCCGAACAGGCTGACCTGGAAGTCCGCTTGGCTCTGGCTACCGCTGAACGCGACCAGGTCAAGAAGGAAAACGAAAAGGTGGAAAACGAACTCCGCGCCGACGTCGAAAGAAAGCTGATCTACCAGAGCATTCTGGACAAGGAAACCAAGAAGGAGGGCAAGTAA
- a CDS encoding OmpA family protein: protein MNKKIISLGLLAASMSFASPLNECQAALDSAKASIPANALSAKLTLAQAQGVYNELFSVIADDEDSDRIPALADNCQKYAAIVKLQAETQTLRNKIAENWQKRAATNRSIEAIQEQINTARSGQVSDLEAEKKNMKDQEARLQAEMQKNQEKFQAEAAAQEAKLKAAGEREADLQKKLEAEQAALEAEKKALAEERAKAEARQAEAMNKLNELQSKMIQVSKDARGIILSMSDILFAVNKADLKQDLKTSLAKVAGILSVYQQFNVSIEGNTDNTGSEEHNMKLSQQRADNVMKFLVDQGIEESRLTAKGLGMTMPIADNATKEGRQKNRRVDLVIQDKALQAQKPAAEQPAPAAEPAAK from the coding sequence ATGAACAAGAAGATTATTTCTCTGGGCCTTTTGGCAGCATCCATGAGCTTTGCTTCTCCCCTGAACGAATGCCAGGCAGCACTTGATTCCGCAAAGGCATCCATTCCTGCAAACGCACTTTCTGCAAAATTGACCCTGGCTCAGGCACAGGGCGTCTACAACGAACTCTTCTCAGTCATTGCCGACGATGAAGATTCCGACCGCATTCCAGCCCTGGCAGACAACTGCCAGAAGTACGCCGCCATCGTAAAGCTTCAGGCAGAAACCCAGACTCTCCGCAACAAGATTGCCGAAAACTGGCAGAAGCGTGCAGCCACCAACCGTTCCATCGAAGCTATTCAGGAACAGATTAACACCGCCCGTAGCGGTCAGGTGAGCGACCTGGAAGCCGAAAAGAAAAACATGAAGGACCAGGAAGCACGCCTCCAGGCCGAAATGCAGAAGAACCAGGAAAAGTTCCAGGCAGAAGCAGCTGCCCAGGAAGCAAAGCTGAAGGCTGCCGGCGAACGTGAAGCCGACCTCCAGAAGAAGCTGGAAGCTGAACAGGCCGCACTGGAAGCCGAAAAGAAGGCTCTTGCCGAAGAACGCGCCAAGGCAGAAGCCCGCCAGGCAGAAGCAATGAACAAGCTGAACGAACTTCAGTCCAAGATGATCCAGGTGTCCAAGGACGCCCGCGGTATTATCCTTTCCATGTCCGACATTCTGTTTGCCGTGAACAAGGCAGACTTGAAGCAGGACCTGAAGACCAGCCTCGCCAAGGTTGCCGGTATTCTTTCCGTCTACCAGCAGTTCAATGTCTCCATCGAAGGAAACACCGACAACACTGGTTCCGAAGAACACAACATGAAGTTGTCCCAGCAGCGCGCTGACAACGTGATGAAGTTCCTGGTGGATCAGGGCATCGAAGAGAGCCGCCTTACCGCCAAGGGTCTGGGTATGACCATGCCTATTGCAGACAATGCAACCAAGGAAGGTCGCCAGAAGAACCGTCGCGTGGACCTGGTGATCCAGGATAAGGCTCTGCAGGCACAGAAGCCCGCAGCAGAACAGCCCGCACCGGCAGCTGAACCTGCAGCCAAGTAG
- a CDS encoding PhoH family protein, with translation MSEVQRYSISDDLKRTISGENETVFRLLESRFSVEIQTRLPGLTIIAGEDGDISGVFAVLDQLKIAARNGRPITAKKVERLLEPLELTGVVQGEEIPSSPIFRNRLGVSVFAKTPAQAELVKAVEKNDVIFAKGPAGTGKTFLAVTLAVASLERHEVERICLVRPAVEAGESLGYLPGDLKEKIAPYLRPIQDSLSELLPAEKLRRYEEAGAIEVAPLAYMRGRTLKRAFIILDEAQNTTPEQMKMFLTRLGPYSKAIITGDATQVDLGKGQKSGFVHAMQILNGIPGIAQINFTATDVLRHHLVKDILMAYEQKDK, from the coding sequence ATGAGCGAAGTACAGCGCTATTCAATTTCAGACGACCTGAAACGTACTATTTCAGGCGAGAATGAAACGGTTTTCCGATTGCTGGAGAGCCGTTTTTCCGTTGAAATACAGACGAGACTTCCAGGTCTTACCATCATCGCCGGAGAAGATGGTGATATTTCCGGCGTTTTCGCCGTTTTGGACCAGCTGAAAATTGCAGCCCGAAATGGAAGACCCATCACGGCCAAGAAGGTGGAACGACTCCTGGAACCTCTAGAACTGACAGGGGTAGTCCAAGGGGAAGAAATTCCTTCCTCCCCCATCTTCCGCAATCGTCTGGGCGTTTCCGTATTCGCAAAGACCCCTGCACAAGCAGAACTGGTCAAGGCAGTGGAAAAGAATGACGTCATTTTCGCCAAAGGCCCTGCCGGAACCGGCAAGACCTTCCTGGCAGTCACTCTGGCTGTAGCCAGCCTGGAACGTCATGAAGTGGAACGCATCTGCCTGGTCCGCCCGGCAGTGGAAGCCGGCGAATCCCTAGGGTACCTGCCCGGCGACCTGAAGGAAAAGATCGCGCCTTATCTTCGCCCCATCCAGGACAGCCTATCCGAACTGCTCCCCGCAGAAAAACTCCGCCGTTACGAGGAAGCAGGCGCCATTGAAGTGGCTCCGCTGGCCTACATGCGCGGACGCACCCTAAAGCGCGCCTTTATTATTCTGGACGAAGCCCAGAACACCACCCCCGAACAGATGAAAATGTTCCTCACCCGTCTTGGTCCTTACAGCAAGGCCATCATTACCGGTGACGCCACCCAGGTGGACCTAGGCAAGGGGCAAAAATCCGGTTTCGTCCACGCCATGCAGATTCTGAATGGCATTCCCGGAATCGCACAAATTAACTTTACCGCCACCGACGTTCTACGCCATCACCTGGTGAAGGACATCCTCATGGCCTACGAGCAAAAAGACAAGTAG
- a CDS encoding RICIN domain-containing protein yields MITSSFRLMGGVVLSSLLLFTSSAFAKVDYHLNKVDNPSEDELDAYAKITAAMDSAVYMYNKYTHMTKHIEVHYNTGVQTADASYNGTMRFGKNRSYMNVRTAMHEMGHTMGMGTTSEYTAMLKDGVFQGETAQAKLKELTGDPTAVLKGDSQHFWPYGLNYDSELHSEEDLIIHCQVVEAMYQDIFKEKFYMEARVKYLADDKCMGITACNGLEMMDCSAEGTVAKIWSVGDNPVTYRFEYGERVIDIPNESTAAGVVASTYTWNAGAHQRYVLEVAPVNTPNAFYLQNYKSKLYLLPSGKNVVQDERGRDMESGIWVLTEVTSVDPVEPPADTTETPDVVARKVGVHPAGKLSRQKFDAMGRSLLHERKLNRFLKVFQ; encoded by the coding sequence ATGATTACTAGCAGTTTTCGCTTGATGGGTGGGGTGGTTCTTTCCTCCCTTCTTTTATTTACTTCCAGTGCTTTTGCCAAGGTGGACTATCATTTGAACAAGGTGGATAATCCCTCCGAAGACGAACTGGATGCCTATGCGAAAATCACGGCTGCTATGGATTCTGCGGTGTATATGTACAATAAGTACACCCATATGACCAAGCATATCGAAGTCCACTACAATACTGGAGTGCAGACGGCTGATGCTAGCTACAATGGAACCATGAGGTTCGGCAAGAATCGATCTTACATGAATGTCCGTACGGCGATGCACGAAATGGGGCATACTATGGGGATGGGTACCACCAGCGAATATACCGCCATGCTGAAGGATGGTGTTTTCCAGGGGGAAACCGCCCAGGCCAAGCTTAAGGAACTGACCGGTGACCCAACGGCTGTTCTCAAGGGGGATTCCCAGCATTTCTGGCCCTATGGCTTGAATTATGATTCCGAGTTACACTCTGAAGAGGACTTGATTATCCACTGTCAGGTTGTGGAGGCCATGTACCAGGATATCTTCAAGGAAAAGTTCTACATGGAAGCCCGCGTGAAATACCTTGCAGATGATAAATGTATGGGCATTACCGCCTGTAATGGATTAGAAATGATGGACTGTTCCGCCGAAGGTACGGTGGCGAAAATCTGGAGTGTGGGGGATAATCCTGTCACTTACCGCTTTGAATATGGGGAACGTGTCATTGATATTCCCAATGAATCTACCGCAGCAGGCGTTGTAGCAAGTACGTATACGTGGAACGCCGGTGCGCATCAACGTTATGTCCTTGAAGTTGCACCGGTAAATACGCCCAATGCATTCTACCTGCAGAACTACAAGAGCAAGCTTTATCTGCTTCCCTCGGGCAAGAATGTAGTCCAGGATGAACGGGGCCGCGATATGGAATCTGGAATCTGGGTTCTAACTGAGGTGACCAGCGTGGATCCTGTGGAACCTCCCGCAGATACGACAGAAACACCTGATGTCGTTGCCCGTAAGGTGGGCGTCCATCCCGCAGGAAAACTTTCCCGTCAAAAGTTCGACGCCATGGGCCGTTCCTTGCTGCATGAGCGTAAATTAAACCGTTTCCTGAAGGTGTTTCAGTAA
- a CDS encoding zinc ribbon domain-containing protein, with protein MKDNSVTMLCPHCGAEIKPDATFCRHCGSDKNTGWKDGAEFAGEELPDYEEIIENEFGEDLNGNKKKKANPIAIAAAIIVALAFMAAMVLH; from the coding sequence ATGAAAGACAATTCCGTTACCATGCTTTGCCCTCACTGCGGAGCCGAAATCAAGCCCGACGCCACCTTCTGCCGCCACTGCGGTAGCGACAAGAATACCGGCTGGAAAGACGGTGCAGAGTTCGCAGGCGAGGAACTTCCCGACTACGAGGAAATCATCGAGAACGAGTTTGGCGAAGACCTGAACGGAAACAAAAAGAAAAAGGCCAATCCCATCGCAATTGCCGCAGCAATTATCGTGGCATTAGCCTTTATGGCTGCAATGGTTCTGCATTAG
- a CDS encoding HD family phosphohydrolase — MKKKQMKIHLLIGWALIVIAAIVLFPDKNIALQAERPHLGQASPRTIIAPFNFEVPKSTQEIEAERNRAAEKVNAIFEYNSDESKRQYDELKGFLQKVAQYGSLQHQINQANNSEGSDSTIQTKVSQAGRYYESLKQRISTTAIKPLSQNSKARDSLLSVFNQMLQKGVSNTVIAPNETALQLFIGNYNLSQNVKHIIYSRPNITLLKDNENVTVEVANVQPVQRRIDEAFAQLQNSFPTDQGLLSAFYETLFLFVQPNVYYLEKETQASRTEARSKVTLNKGMIPRGMEIVAQGAPVTKDILEKIEALQIAQQREENSRTFTAVYGNALIFVVIISFFMVFFVFTPSRGMFKNPRQLWSLMVLTLMQLIVFWLVHHLSGNIAKLEVEIPLFSENFDIMWLYPFALAPVVATVLYDRRIGLAFTTMSSLIFGILTGYDLAAGICAFAVIFATTYPLARMRYRVQFLWGILTGVITMAAVVALMLLLRNRLSFDVFYHNLIIGAANVMICTALASVALIHLMEKIFGITTVLTLMEMSDFNRPALKRISEMAPGTFHHSIQVSNLAEKVADSIGANSLLVRVMALYHDIGKTMRPEYFTENQKQGVNPHNNLDPQQSVKIIVGHVEQGVTMAKNDYKLPELVTAGIQEHHGSSVIQFFYHKALENAKEKGGEVKIEDFSYKGPKPQSKETAILMLADIIEATSRSMADTSPEALSAMIHKTIEGRYMEGQFNESNLSIKDLSKLEKAFLNSLDGTYHTRVKYPGQR, encoded by the coding sequence ATGAAAAAGAAACAGATGAAGATTCACCTTCTCATTGGCTGGGCGCTGATTGTCATCGCCGCCATTGTCCTGTTTCCGGACAAGAACATCGCCCTCCAGGCGGAACGTCCTCACTTAGGTCAGGCAAGCCCGCGTACCATTATTGCCCCTTTCAATTTCGAAGTTCCGAAGTCTACTCAGGAAATTGAAGCGGAACGTAATCGCGCCGCCGAAAAGGTGAACGCCATTTTCGAATACAACTCCGACGAATCCAAGCGTCAGTATGACGAACTGAAAGGCTTCCTGCAGAAGGTCGCCCAGTACGGAAGCCTCCAGCATCAGATTAACCAGGCCAATAACTCGGAAGGATCCGACTCTACCATCCAGACCAAGGTGAGCCAGGCCGGTCGCTATTACGAAAGCCTGAAACAGAGAATTTCTACCACCGCCATTAAGCCCCTGAGCCAAAACTCCAAGGCCCGCGACTCCCTGCTTTCCGTATTTAACCAGATGTTGCAGAAGGGCGTTTCCAATACGGTCATCGCTCCCAATGAAACTGCACTCCAGCTGTTCATCGGCAACTACAATCTATCCCAGAACGTCAAGCACATCATCTATTCCCGCCCCAACATCACCCTCCTGAAGGATAACGAAAACGTGACGGTGGAAGTAGCCAACGTGCAGCCGGTGCAGCGTCGCATTGACGAAGCATTCGCACAACTCCAGAACAGCTTCCCCACAGACCAGGGACTGCTTTCCGCCTTCTATGAAACCTTGTTCCTGTTCGTCCAGCCCAACGTCTACTACCTGGAAAAGGAAACACAGGCCAGCCGCACAGAAGCCCGCAGCAAGGTGACCCTCAATAAAGGTATGATCCCCCGCGGTATGGAAATTGTGGCCCAGGGCGCTCCCGTCACCAAGGACATTCTCGAAAAAATCGAAGCCCTCCAGATTGCGCAGCAGAGAGAAGAAAACTCCAGAACCTTTACCGCAGTTTACGGCAACGCACTCATCTTCGTTGTGATCATTTCTTTCTTCATGGTGTTCTTCGTATTCACGCCTTCCCGCGGTATGTTCAAGAATCCCCGCCAGCTGTGGAGCCTCATGGTTCTTACCCTCATGCAGCTCATTGTATTCTGGCTGGTCCATCACCTCTCTGGAAATATCGCCAAGCTGGAAGTAGAAATTCCTCTTTTCTCCGAAAACTTTGATATCATGTGGCTGTACCCCTTTGCGTTGGCACCCGTTGTTGCAACAGTGCTTTACGACCGTCGCATAGGCCTTGCATTCACCACCATGTCCTCCCTCATTTTCGGAATCCTTACGGGTTATGACTTGGCTGCAGGCATTTGCGCTTTCGCCGTGATTTTCGCAACCACCTATCCCCTGGCAAGAATGCGTTACCGCGTCCAGTTCCTGTGGGGCATCCTTACAGGCGTCATTACCATGGCCGCCGTAGTCGCCCTCATGCTCTTGCTCCGTAACCGTCTCTCCTTCGATGTATTCTACCATAACTTGATTATTGGCGCCGCCAACGTGATGATTTGTACCGCACTTGCATCCGTGGCACTGATTCACTTGATGGAAAAGATCTTCGGTATTACCACTGTGCTTACCCTCATGGAAATGTCAGACTTTAACCGCCCCGCCCTGAAGCGCATTTCCGAAATGGCACCCGGCACCTTCCATCATAGCATTCAGGTATCTAACCTTGCAGAAAAGGTGGCAGACAGTATTGGCGCCAATTCCCTGCTGGTCCGCGTCATGGCCCTTTACCACGATATCGGCAAGACCATGCGTCCCGAATACTTTACCGAAAACCAGAAGCAAGGCGTGAACCCCCACAACAATCTGGATCCCCAGCAGTCTGTCAAGATTATCGTGGGCCATGTGGAACAAGGCGTTACTATGGCTAAGAACGACTACAAGCTCCCCGAACTTGTTACTGCCGGTATCCAGGAACACCACGGTTCCTCCGTCATCCAGTTCTTCTATCACAAGGCTCTGGAAAACGCCAAGGAAAAGGGCGGCGAAGTGAAAATCGAAGACTTCAGCTACAAGGGTCCCAAGCCCCAGAGTAAGGAAACCGCAATCCTCATGCTGGCAGACATTATCGAAGCCACCAGCCGTTCCATGGCAGACACCTCTCCCGAAGCCCTCAGCGCCATGATCCACAAGACCATCGAAGGTCGCTATATGGAAGGTCAGTTCAACGAAAGTAACCTTTCCATCAAGGATCTTTCCAAGCTGGAAAAGGCGTTCCTGAACAGTCTGGACGGAACCTACCACACTCGCGTGAAGTACCCCGGACAGAGATAA
- a CDS encoding aminopeptidase P family protein: protein MSVSPYSQVFLSSTNYNSKSLYKKRRKAMMKELDSFCVFAGMPLDPGGEEAFSQTFTRFMQEPAFLYLTGINQAECYLLLDPRDGAEILFVPPKDPFKEFWNGKRLGYLDGDNEVSKVTGFEDVRPVDELFETIIARAKKKPSCGHAYAYYFEKFPGDHNDQFRKEMQKALKGTGVTLKSAASIHWKLRLPLEKERILDARKAQAATEDAFRKVLGSMSHLTNERQLGLMLDYEMQRRSDGDLAFPTIVAGGENACCLHYVKKDEPLNKGDLVLLDFGIRMGTLHSDISRTIPVNGKFNPLQKMLYEIVLDAQTEYQKYVRPGVSLKEIGMVPWDFIMDALESRLVKGAKGAYELLYDKRPHGVSHFIGEQIHEGSPESRSLDVVLEPGMLISCEPGLYGEFFAIIGGKKYMEKIGIRIEDDLLITKTEFDNISSNIPKSVADLERLIH, encoded by the coding sequence ATGTCTGTTTCTCCCTATTCGCAAGTTTTTTTGTCTTCTACCAACTACAATTCCAAGAGCTTGTACAAGAAACGCCGCAAAGCAATGATGAAGGAACTGGATTCCTTCTGCGTTTTTGCTGGAATGCCCCTGGATCCCGGTGGAGAAGAGGCTTTTTCCCAGACTTTTACCCGCTTTATGCAAGAGCCAGCGTTTTTATACCTGACAGGGATTAATCAGGCGGAGTGCTACCTCCTGCTGGATCCGAGAGACGGGGCGGAAATCCTGTTTGTGCCGCCCAAGGACCCTTTCAAGGAATTCTGGAACGGAAAGCGCCTGGGATATCTGGATGGGGACAATGAGGTATCTAAGGTGACGGGCTTCGAGGATGTCCGCCCGGTGGATGAACTGTTCGAGACGATTATTGCGAGAGCCAAGAAGAAACCCTCCTGCGGGCATGCCTACGCCTACTATTTCGAGAAATTTCCGGGAGACCATAACGATCAGTTCCGCAAGGAAATGCAGAAGGCCCTGAAGGGGACGGGTGTTACTCTGAAAAGTGCCGCTTCCATCCACTGGAAGTTGCGCCTGCCTCTGGAAAAGGAACGCATTCTGGATGCTCGTAAGGCGCAGGCCGCGACGGAAGATGCTTTCCGCAAGGTGCTTGGCTCCATGTCTCACTTGACCAACGAACGCCAGCTGGGACTGATGTTGGACTACGAAATGCAGCGCCGCAGTGACGGCGATCTGGCTTTTCCCACCATCGTTGCTGGGGGTGAAAACGCCTGCTGTCTCCACTATGTAAAGAAGGATGAACCTTTAAATAAGGGAGACTTGGTCCTGCTGGATTTTGGTATCCGTATGGGAACCTTGCATAGCGATATTTCCCGCACCATTCCCGTAAATGGCAAGTTCAATCCCCTCCAGAAAATGTTGTACGAAATCGTATTGGACGCTCAGACGGAATACCAGAAGTATGTACGACCGGGCGTATCCTTAAAGGAAATCGGGATGGTTCCTTGGGATTTCATCATGGATGCCTTGGAATCCAGGCTTGTCAAGGGCGCTAAGGGGGCGTATGAACTTCTTTACGATAAGCGCCCTCACGGGGTCAGCCATTTTATAGGCGAACAGATCCATGAAGGCAGTCCTGAATCCAGGTCCCTGGATGTGGTTCTGGAACCGGGAATGCTAATTTCTTGCGAACCTGGCCTATATGGCGAATTTTTCGCAATTATCGGCGGAAAGAAGTACATGGAGAAGATTGGTATCCGTATCGAAGATGATCTTCTCATTACAAAAACCGAATTTGACAATATCTCCTCCAATATTCCTAAATCCGTAGCGGATTTGGAACGGCTAATTCATTAA